In a genomic window of Shouchella clausii:
- a CDS encoding BglG family transcription antiterminator produces MHKKRNQLIDFLLNQNREYVSASALAEILNVTDRTIRNYIKDINESFSDIVIISSPQGYKLLKDDSQFDQERAGSTNKEMEEALLEFEIIQFLMNEDRYTTYDEIADKFYYSPQTIRSRMQRLTMNIDALGIDVSIDTKVFKGMKLIGTEMQKRILLESFFTSISVKKEMFKDFVVNGFRSWVKPETIESVFKVVDEINKNHQLNMEFSIYKKLTTQLIIIIHQINAGHLVAIQDTELVNLTDFKEFEVAEAFRSQLHEFVHFTDDEAVFLVNYLISLQLDLDDANIKNKNPEVIGKIEEILRHVEQVYQVPTYSQTRFRNNISNHIYRIINPASHNLLIYNPFVKETKAEYFFSFSIASNIALQIEKEFAVEIQDSEIAYLAYHIQVILDSQDKKRKKLKTIILYSRSYERTKLIASKIATYFDELDICKIEKCSTYYVFDHSYLYIGINLAFTPQTTANFIMIQNGFQSIDIKKIRFFLEAQNSIIEDAAIHWMNENSPEEAIRHLLTLNGQEHYYEPTMKRESMSYTSIGNLVAIPHPYFEMEEYKERVIIGVNQKAIQWGNELVQLIIIYIPSSDIERNEYAFTEFFQKTKRIEHVRELLHTEQKTEFIKVWNQI; encoded by the coding sequence TTGCATAAAAAGCGTAATCAATTAATTGACTTTCTATTGAACCAAAATCGAGAATATGTATCCGCTTCCGCATTGGCTGAGATCTTAAATGTCACGGACCGCACGATTCGCAACTATATTAAGGATATTAATGAGAGTTTTAGTGACATCGTCATTATTTCTTCGCCGCAAGGCTATAAACTTCTCAAAGATGATAGCCAATTTGATCAAGAGCGAGCTGGCTCAACGAATAAAGAAATGGAAGAAGCGCTGCTGGAGTTTGAAATTATCCAGTTTTTAATGAATGAGGATCGGTATACCACATACGACGAAATTGCTGACAAGTTTTATTATTCTCCACAGACAATTCGCAGCAGAATGCAACGGCTTACAATGAATATTGACGCTTTAGGAATCGATGTTTCTATAGATACAAAAGTGTTTAAAGGCATGAAATTGATTGGAACGGAAATGCAAAAACGAATTTTGTTAGAAAGCTTTTTCACCTCCATTTCTGTAAAGAAAGAGATGTTCAAGGATTTTGTCGTCAATGGATTCCGGTCGTGGGTGAAGCCAGAAACGATTGAAAGTGTCTTTAAAGTGGTGGATGAAATTAATAAAAATCACCAGCTTAACATGGAGTTCTCTATTTACAAAAAACTGACTACTCAATTGATTATTATTATCCATCAAATCAATGCTGGTCACCTTGTCGCCATTCAAGATACAGAGCTGGTAAATTTGACAGACTTCAAGGAATTTGAAGTAGCAGAAGCGTTTCGGTCTCAGTTGCATGAATTCGTCCATTTCACAGATGATGAAGCGGTTTTTCTTGTCAATTATTTAATATCGTTACAGTTAGACTTAGACGATGCCAATATAAAAAACAAGAATCCAGAAGTGATAGGCAAAATTGAAGAGATTTTACGTCATGTGGAACAGGTTTACCAAGTTCCTACTTATTCACAGACAAGGTTTAGAAATAACATTTCTAATCACATTTATCGAATTATTAATCCTGCTTCACATAATTTGCTTATCTATAACCCATTTGTGAAAGAAACGAAAGCAGAATATTTTTTCTCTTTCAGTATTGCTTCTAATATTGCTCTACAAATTGAAAAAGAATTTGCTGTCGAAATTCAGGACAGTGAAATTGCTTATTTAGCGTATCATATTCAAGTCATTCTCGATTCACAGGATAAAAAGAGGAAGAAATTAAAAACCATCATTCTTTACAGTAGAAGCTATGAGCGGACAAAGCTTATTGCTTCTAAAATTGCAACATATTTTGATGAACTAGACATTTGCAAAATCGAAAAATGCTCGACTTATTATGTATTTGACCATTCCTATTTATACATTGGCATCAATCTAGCATTTACACCACAAACGACTGCCAATTTCATTATGATTCAAAATGGCTTTCAAAGCATTGATATAAAGAAAATTCGTTTCTTCCTTGAAGCCCAGAATTCGATTATTGAGGACGCGGCGATTCACTGGATGAATGAGAATAGCCCTGAAGAAGCGATCCGCCACTTGCTTACGCTAAATGGCCAAGAGCATTACTATGAACCAACGATGAAAAGGGAGAGCATGTCTTATACGTCGATAGGCAACTTAGTGGCTATTCCTCACCCTTATTTTGAAATGGAAGAATATAAAGAGAGGGTGATCATTGGCGTTAATCAGAAAGCGATCCAGTGGGGGAATGAGCTAGTTCAGCTAATTATCATTTACATTCCCTCTTCCGATATTGAACGGAATGAATACGCTTTTACAGAGTTTTTTCAGAAGACAAAGAGAATCGAACATGTACGAGAGCTTCTTCATACAGAACAGAAAACAGAATTTATCAAAGTTTGGAATCAGATTTAA
- a CDS encoding IS110 family transposase, which yields MNYTQNQKIKQITPSTLIIGIDIAKDKHVARAQDDRGIEFGKRLIFENHIHGFEQLIVWAERYAQENGKKTILFGAEPTGHYWKNLAYYLVAKHYQFVVVNPMHVKKSKELDDNSPTKNDTKDAKVIAQLIKDGRYSVPNLVEGIYAELREGAKIRDQLVEQLMTTEGRIQNLIQRYFPEFFGVFGDWEGKAALCTLKFFPFPSDISQMTPEEVLQKWKPYVQRGVGIQRATKLVEAAKKSIGLSVGIRFARQEMGCLLDQYELFKTQLEELDQDLEEVGKTIPGAKKMMAIKGLGVATVTTILAETGDLTKYSHPQQLINLAGLSLRENRSGKWKGQTKITKRGRSKLRRALYLAIRPLVAHNSTFKALHSYYTKRPDKPLKKQQSLIALCGKLLKVIFVIGQRQCPFDGSKLLCGIPQNQA from the coding sequence ATGAATTATACACAAAACCAGAAAATCAAGCAAATCACACCATCCACCTTAATCATTGGCATTGATATCGCCAAAGACAAACATGTAGCCCGCGCTCAGGATGACCGGGGCATCGAGTTTGGGAAACGTCTGATCTTTGAAAACCACATTCATGGCTTTGAACAGCTAATTGTCTGGGCCGAACGATATGCACAAGAGAATGGAAAGAAGACCATCCTTTTCGGGGCAGAACCAACCGGTCACTATTGGAAAAACCTCGCTTATTACCTTGTTGCGAAGCATTACCAGTTCGTTGTCGTCAATCCCATGCACGTGAAAAAAAGCAAAGAGCTTGATGACAATTCACCAACGAAAAATGATACAAAGGACGCTAAAGTGATTGCACAGCTGATTAAAGACGGGCGATACTCCGTACCCAATCTCGTAGAAGGCATTTATGCGGAACTAAGAGAAGGCGCCAAAATAAGAGATCAGCTCGTCGAACAGCTTATGACCACAGAAGGCAGAATCCAAAATCTGATTCAGCGCTACTTCCCGGAATTCTTCGGTGTATTCGGAGACTGGGAAGGAAAAGCCGCCCTTTGTACGCTAAAGTTCTTTCCTTTTCCTTCTGACATTTCTCAGATGACTCCTGAAGAAGTGCTTCAGAAATGGAAGCCCTATGTCCAACGGGGAGTGGGAATCCAACGGGCGACAAAGCTGGTAGAAGCCGCAAAGAAAAGCATTGGTCTTTCCGTCGGCATTCGCTTTGCCAGGCAGGAAATGGGCTGCCTTCTCGACCAATACGAGCTGTTCAAGACCCAACTGGAAGAACTAGATCAGGACCTTGAAGAGGTGGGAAAGACCATTCCAGGAGCTAAAAAAATGATGGCTATTAAAGGGCTGGGAGTCGCTACCGTGACAACCATCCTGGCTGAGACAGGCGATCTGACCAAATACAGCCATCCCCAGCAGTTGATTAATTTAGCAGGGCTGTCTTTACGAGAAAATCGTTCAGGGAAATGGAAAGGACAAACCAAGATAACGAAGCGAGGCCGCAGTAAGCTCAGAAGAGCTTTATACCTTGCCATTCGCCCGCTCGTTGCCCATAATTCCACCTTTAAAGCCCTGCATTCCTATTACACAAAACGCCCTGATAAGCCGTTAAAAAAACAACAGTCATTGATTGCTTTGTGTGGGAAGTTACTGAAAGTTATTTTTGTCATTGGACAGCGTCAGTGTCCATTTGATGGTTCTAAGCTTTTGTGTGGCATCCCTCAGAACCAAGCATGA
- a CDS encoding PhzF family phenazine biosynthesis protein produces the protein MYYYVIDSFTETRFGGNPAGVVIHKNLEHDFMQKFATEVRFSETAFVKRLENNRFEVKFFTPNCQVDLCGHATVAAFKALLDSELIEDNRAYVMETLAGALSIEVAQSFIVMEQAEPRLGKTIRDYAILSNLFEIDKSQIGDNQFELIPQTSSTGVWDLMLPIRTKDVLYTLKPNFEGIAAFAEENHIAGIHAFTLDTTKGVAESRNFCPYYGINEEAATGTSTGALTYYLYKNNVLNDFDHNYVFIQGLSMDRPSTIVTKMVNHNQPKIKVAGKARILSKGELY, from the coding sequence TTGTATTATTATGTCATTGATTCATTCACTGAAACACGTTTTGGCGGCAATCCAGCAGGTGTGGTCATACACAAAAATCTAGAGCATGATTTTATGCAAAAATTTGCAACAGAAGTACGTTTTTCAGAAACAGCATTTGTAAAGCGTTTGGAAAACAATCGCTTTGAAGTTAAGTTTTTTACACCAAACTGTCAAGTTGACCTGTGTGGCCACGCCACCGTCGCAGCTTTTAAGGCTTTATTGGATAGCGAGCTGATTGAAGACAATCGTGCATATGTGATGGAAACACTAGCCGGTGCGCTCTCCATTGAAGTCGCCCAGTCCTTTATAGTGATGGAACAAGCCGAGCCAAGACTAGGGAAAACAATTCGTGATTACGCTATTTTATCAAATTTGTTTGAAATCGATAAAAGTCAGATTGGCGATAATCAATTTGAGTTAATACCTCAAACATCAAGTACAGGGGTTTGGGATTTAATGCTTCCTATAAGAACAAAGGATGTATTGTATACATTAAAACCAAACTTTGAAGGAATTGCCGCCTTTGCAGAAGAAAATCACATCGCAGGCATCCACGCATTTACACTTGATACCACTAAGGGCGTGGCGGAAAGTAGAAATTTCTGTCCTTATTACGGTATTAATGAAGAAGCGGCGACAGGGACATCGACTGGAGCTTTAACCTATTATCTCTACAAAAACAATGTCTTAAACGATTTTGACCACAATTACGTCTTTATCCAAGGACTCAGTATGGATCGACCATCTACGATCGTAACGAAAATGGTGAATCACAACCAACCGAAAATAAAGGTTGCCGGGAAGGCAAGAATTTTATCAAAAGGTGAACTCTATTAA
- a CDS encoding RidA family protein, whose protein sequence is MTEKISRKNPASVPAPVGKYTHITKIPRNAELFVTSGQVGVDQQGQFPSNMNDQVRNTFSNMKAVLESEGLSAENIIKVNIWATEQIDWDFLYAEWDRLFEKEYPAMTIGYLAELGLPEIKIEIEIWAAKV, encoded by the coding sequence ATGACTGAAAAAATATCAAGAAAAAACCCAGCAAGTGTGCCAGCACCAGTGGGCAAATATACGCATATTACAAAGATTCCTAGAAATGCAGAGTTATTTGTCACATCCGGTCAAGTTGGCGTCGATCAACAAGGGCAATTCCCGAGCAATATGAATGACCAAGTGCGCAATACGTTCTCGAATATGAAAGCAGTGTTGGAATCTGAAGGGCTAAGTGCTGAAAACATTATAAAGGTAAACATATGGGCGACTGAGCAAATCGATTGGGATTTTTTATATGCAGAGTGGGATCGGCTGTTTGAAAAGGAGTATCCAGCAATGACGATTGGGTACCTTGCGGAGTTAGGATTGCCAGAGATCAAAATTGAAATCGAAATTTGGGCAGCTAAAGTATAA
- a CDS encoding HAD-IIA family hydrolase, whose translation MIADKFDVFLFDLDGVVYIGPDPLPEAVESLQQLRKKQKGIRFLTNNPCTTREKTAERLNALGIEASCDEIITSSWVTAQYLSKENVTTAFVLGDEHLKWECQQAGIDIQDQVDVDAVVVGWDDQVSFHDIKKAANMIQKGATFIATNMDKTFPTPEGPSPAVGAIVEALRVSTAKEPLVLGKPYPPMFKEALRDFHPSSQAVMIGDTPYTDILGAHQVGIPAILIADIDFTPYPSAKDLRNPDVIVPHLKGLFDDNINIKPSVSPSFSWPDNIKAGVAAIIFDKKQRVLLIKRLDNGLWGIPSGHVEPGETVEEAIIREIWEETGLKVKVNKLIGIYSEPSSQVFSYPNGKISQFITSCFECEVVGGTLIKTSNETLDANYFDCNDLPSNLLPMHPMWLQDALAKEVKPFIR comes from the coding sequence ATGATTGCCGATAAGTTTGATGTATTTTTATTTGATTTAGATGGGGTCGTTTATATAGGACCAGACCCACTTCCTGAGGCAGTAGAGTCGCTTCAACAATTACGAAAAAAACAAAAGGGCATTCGATTTTTAACAAATAACCCTTGTACAACACGAGAAAAAACAGCAGAACGATTGAACGCTTTGGGTATAGAAGCAAGCTGCGACGAAATTATTACCTCTAGTTGGGTGACGGCACAATACCTCAGTAAGGAGAACGTCACAACGGCCTTTGTTTTAGGTGATGAACATTTAAAGTGGGAATGCCAACAGGCAGGTATTGATATACAGGACCAAGTAGATGTAGATGCAGTCGTTGTTGGATGGGACGATCAGGTGTCTTTTCATGACATAAAAAAGGCAGCAAACATGATTCAAAAAGGAGCCACATTCATTGCTACGAATATGGACAAAACCTTTCCCACACCCGAAGGTCCTTCGCCTGCCGTAGGGGCCATTGTGGAAGCGTTACGTGTGTCAACAGCAAAAGAGCCTTTAGTTTTGGGGAAGCCCTATCCTCCTATGTTCAAGGAGGCGCTTCGTGATTTTCACCCGTCTTCTCAAGCAGTAATGATAGGCGATACTCCTTATACCGACATTTTAGGAGCACATCAGGTAGGAATACCAGCTATTTTAATAGCAGACATCGATTTTACACCATACCCTTCAGCAAAAGATTTGCGTAACCCAGATGTTATCGTGCCTCATCTAAAGGGTCTATTTGACGACAATATCAACATAAAGCCATCGGTCAGTCCTTCCTTTTCTTGGCCCGATAATATCAAGGCAGGAGTGGCGGCCATTATTTTTGATAAAAAACAGAGAGTTCTCCTCATTAAACGTCTTGATAATGGATTATGGGGTATTCCCTCAGGTCATGTTGAACCAGGAGAAACCGTTGAAGAAGCGATCATTAGGGAGATTTGGGAAGAAACTGGCTTGAAAGTAAAAGTGAATAAGTTAATTGGAATTTATTCAGAGCCTTCCTCTCAAGTTTTCTCTTATCCAAACGGGAAGATAAGTCAGTTTATCACCTCTTGTTTTGAATGCGAGGTTGTGGGCGGAACACTAATCAAAACAAGCAACGAAACATTAGATGCGAATTATTTTGACTGTAATGATTTACCAAGCAACCTTCTTCCTATGCATCCAATGTGGCTTCAAGATGCGTTAGCAAAGGAAGTAAAACCTTTTATTAGGTAG
- a CDS encoding VOC family protein, with translation MKRIVPHLRIENCKEEIEYYQNVFGGEIKNTQLSDGIEMFKGHEGKYIHAELHINGNCILYMADVFGQKTIQGSHILLGPDLDSEEEITRIYNELSKDGEVQMELQDTFWGAKHAIVKDRNGVSWELNFAK, from the coding sequence ATGAAAAGAATCGTGCCTCATCTCAGGATTGAGAATTGCAAAGAAGAAATTGAGTACTATCAAAACGTTTTCGGCGGAGAAATCAAAAATACCCAGTTGTCTGACGGCATTGAAATGTTTAAAGGCCATGAAGGAAAGTACATTCATGCCGAATTGCACATCAATGGGAATTGCATTTTATACATGGCTGATGTATTTGGGCAAAAGACGATCCAAGGCAGTCATATTTTGCTCGGTCCTGACCTTGACAGCGAAGAAGAAATAACGCGCATCTACAACGAGCTGTCAAAAGACGGAGAAGTACAAATGGAACTGCAGGATACGTTCTGGGGAGCGAAACATGCGATTGTCAAGGACAGAAATGGAGTATCATGGGAATTAAATTTTGCAAAGTGA
- a CDS encoding GNAT family N-acetyltransferase encodes MVMIKELQSEKEILAAFPVVKQLRTHLDESAYLEFVIEAQEKDRYKMFALFDEDEIVAVIGFKPMVTLYYGRFVWVCDLVTDQKKRSKGYGEKLLTYVHEWAKNHHYEQVALSSGLQRESAHRFYEEKMDYEKVSYVFKVSLKK; translated from the coding sequence ATGGTAATGATAAAAGAACTGCAATCAGAAAAAGAAATTCTCGCCGCCTTTCCAGTAGTAAAGCAGTTGCGCACTCATCTTGACGAAAGCGCGTATCTTGAATTCGTAATCGAGGCGCAGGAAAAGGATCGATACAAAATGTTTGCTTTGTTTGATGAGGATGAAATCGTTGCTGTTATTGGCTTTAAGCCAATGGTGACGCTCTATTATGGACGATTCGTCTGGGTTTGCGACTTAGTCACAGATCAGAAAAAACGTTCAAAAGGGTACGGAGAAAAGCTGCTTACATATGTACATGAATGGGCAAAAAACCATCATTATGAACAAGTTGCCTTATCATCTGGATTACAAAGGGAAAGCGCACATCGATTTTATGAAGAAAAAATGGACTATGAAAAAGTAAGTTATGTGTTTAAAGTATCTTTGAAAAAATGA
- the azlC gene encoding azaleucine resistance protein AzlC, which produces MSDKHKLLPALKAAFPYTIPILAGFLFLGIAYGIYMNALGFAPIYAILMSLTIFAGSMEFVAAHLLLVAFNPLNALLLTLMLNARHLFYGISMLEKYKGTGKKKFYLIFGLCDESFAINNTVQIPPHVDKGWFMFFVTLLNHIYWVVGATIGSLFGSIVTFNTTGLEFVMTALFVVIFLEQWSKEKTHQSSLIGLGVSILTLIVFGGENFIIPAMALMLAILTFMRKPLEKVEGTARQ; this is translated from the coding sequence ATGTCAGACAAACATAAACTACTACCGGCTTTAAAAGCAGCGTTTCCGTATACCATACCGATTCTAGCTGGCTTTTTATTTTTAGGAATCGCTTATGGAATTTACATGAACGCTTTAGGATTCGCGCCCATTTATGCTATTTTAATGAGCTTAACGATCTTTGCAGGGTCGATGGAATTCGTAGCAGCGCATTTGTTGCTCGTTGCCTTTAACCCGCTTAACGCTTTATTGCTTACACTCATGTTAAACGCAAGGCATTTATTTTATGGCATATCGATGTTGGAAAAATACAAAGGGACGGGGAAAAAGAAGTTTTATTTAATCTTTGGTCTTTGTGATGAATCGTTTGCCATAAACAATACCGTTCAAATACCACCCCATGTCGATAAGGGATGGTTCATGTTTTTTGTTACTTTGCTCAACCACATTTATTGGGTTGTGGGCGCCACGATAGGAAGCCTCTTCGGCTCTATTGTTACGTTTAACACGACTGGTTTAGAGTTTGTGATGACTGCCTTATTTGTCGTGATTTTTCTTGAACAGTGGTCAAAAGAGAAAACGCATCAAAGCTCATTAATAGGGTTAGGCGTTTCCATTTTGACATTAATCGTATTTGGTGGAGAAAACTTTATTATCCCTGCAATGGCACTGATGTTAGCCATTCTAACCTTCATGAGAAAACCTTTAGAGAAAGTAGAGGGAACAGCTAGACAATGA
- a CDS encoding branched-chain amino acid transporter permease has product MTVPQQVIIILIVVFGTMMTRFLPFLIFSAEKPTPSYIKYLGKVLPPAVFGLLVIYSLRKVNVFEGNYGIPELVSVLVIIVLHSWKRNMLLSIASGTILYMFFVQIVF; this is encoded by the coding sequence ATGACCGTGCCGCAACAAGTGATCATCATTCTCATCGTTGTTTTTGGAACAATGATGACTCGTTTTTTACCATTTTTAATTTTCTCAGCTGAGAAACCAACACCTTCATATATTAAATATTTGGGAAAGGTTCTTCCACCAGCAGTATTTGGCTTACTTGTCATTTATTCTTTAAGAAAAGTGAACGTCTTTGAAGGAAATTACGGCATCCCAGAACTCGTTTCTGTTCTTGTCATCATCGTTTTGCATTCCTGGAAAAGAAATATGTTGCTGTCTATAGCAAGTGGGACCATTTTGTATATGTTCTTCGTGCAAATCGTATTTTGA
- a CDS encoding iron chaperone codes for MDAFKEFLDRIDNPQHRARTEEVLAWVTKTFPHLVPKIAWNQPMFTDHDTFIIGFSVAKHHLAVAPEQAGIHQFADEIEQAGYDHTKELVRIKWDRPVDFSLLEKMIEFNIRDKADCTTFWR; via the coding sequence ATGGACGCTTTTAAAGAATTTTTAGATCGCATTGATAACCCGCAACACCGGGCGCGAACGGAAGAGGTTTTGGCCTGGGTAACGAAAACATTTCCACATTTAGTGCCGAAAATCGCATGGAATCAGCCTATGTTTACCGATCACGATACATTTATTATCGGCTTCAGCGTCGCTAAGCATCATTTGGCTGTTGCCCCTGAACAAGCGGGGATTCATCAATTCGCTGATGAGATTGAACAGGCTGGCTATGATCACACTAAGGAACTGGTACGTATCAAGTGGGATCGTCCAGTTGATTTTTCATTATTAGAAAAGATGATCGAGTTTAATATACGGGATAAGGCAGACTGCACAACTTTTTGGCGGTAG
- a CDS encoding ArsR/SmtB family transcription factor, whose amino-acid sequence MNEYSPSRDVFDAIADPTRRHLIHLLAEADEMPLYELTAQFHMGRTAVSKHLTVLKEADLVRDRKVGRETRFRLNAAPLREVQDWVVFYSKYWNTNMLRLGQLLEEDEE is encoded by the coding sequence GTGAACGAGTATAGCCCATCGCGGGACGTGTTTGACGCGATTGCCGATCCAACTCGGCGCCATTTAATTCATCTTTTGGCAGAAGCAGATGAAATGCCACTCTATGAATTGACGGCACAGTTTCATATGGGCCGAACAGCCGTATCAAAGCATTTGACTGTCTTGAAAGAAGCCGATTTAGTTCGTGACCGAAAAGTCGGCAGAGAAACGCGATTTAGACTAAACGCCGCTCCTCTGAGAGAAGTTCAAGATTGGGTCGTTTTCTACAGCAAGTACTGGAATACGAACATGTTGCGCTTAGGCCAACTATTAGAGGAGGACGAAGAATGA
- a CDS encoding SRPBCC family protein gives MSLKLELDFQYKTSIEKLWSAITDSNKLAQWITENDFKPIVGHRFQFRHEPSEWWDGIVEGEVLVVDEPNRLSYTWATGEERHTVTLTLQDLGDGKVNLHLEQTGFSNVHGLEGAKHGWSAWANELPQVLEQ, from the coding sequence ATGAGTTTAAAATTAGAATTGGATTTCCAATACAAGACGTCAATCGAAAAACTTTGGTCAGCTATCACTGACTCAAACAAGCTTGCCCAATGGATTACGGAAAATGATTTTAAGCCTATTGTAGGTCATCGCTTTCAATTTCGCCATGAGCCATCCGAATGGTGGGATGGTATTGTCGAAGGCGAAGTGCTTGTTGTCGATGAACCGAATCGCTTGTCTTATACTTGGGCAACCGGAGAGGAAAGGCATACCGTCACTTTGACGCTTCAGGATTTAGGGGACGGAAAGGTGAACCTTCATCTCGAACAAACTGGATTTTCGAATGTTCATGGCCTCGAAGGCGCGAAGCATGGTTGGAGTGCTTGGGCCAACGAACTTCCACAAGTGTTGGAACAATAA